The following coding sequences are from one Triticum dicoccoides isolate Atlit2015 ecotype Zavitan chromosome 4A, WEW_v2.0, whole genome shotgun sequence window:
- the LOC119285564 gene encoding uncharacterized protein LOC119285564 isoform X1, translating to MSASNLRRRLHHANVDGRKNEHVDISHVDSLDEPLLGKSSYDGGGSEVYDPRRQDLWDDDDRKKEQLHWSFLFSNLIAQWAQWLANIIVSSGSIFGRLFPFSSDNETSNPVYLSPLQEERLDNLRRRLKIPFDGSRIEHQVRTMESSDMPLYYYYCFSTGHALMEAKQLIGIILFRTP from the exons ATGTCAGCGAGCAATCTGAGGCGGCGGCTCCATCACGCAAATGTTGATGGAAGGAAGAATGAACATGTTGACATATCCCATGTAGATTCCCTGGATGAACCTCTACTAGGGAAGTCTAGTTATGACGGTGGCGGATCGGAA GTATATGACCCCAGAAGGCAAGACTTGTGGGATGATGATGATAGGAAAAAGGAACAATTACACTGGTCGTTTCTTTTCTCAAATTTGATTGCGCAGTGGGCACAGTGGTTAG CAAATATTATTGTAAGCTCCGGGTCAATTTTTGGTAGGTTGTTTCCCTTTTCTTCGGATAACGAAACAAGCAATCCAGTATATCTTAGTCCTTTGCAG GAAGAAAGATTGGACAATTTAAGACGCAGATTGAAAATCCCTTTTGATGGTTCCCGTATTGAGCACCAAGTACGTACAATGGAAAGCTCGGACATGCCCCTctattattattattgtttttcCACCGGGCATGCTCTCATGGAAGCAAAGCAACTGATCGGCATTATTCTTTTTAGGACGCCTTGA
- the LOC119285564 gene encoding ELMO domain-containing protein A-like isoform X2: MGWQGTDPSTDFRGGGYISLENLIFFARNYPASFQMLLNKVQGQRADWEYPFAVAGINISFMLIQMLDLQSTVPSSKSGIRFLELLGRDENAFDHLYCVAFRMLDAQWLVKRASYMEFNEVMKSTRTQLERELVLEDVLAVKDLPSYTMLDK, encoded by the exons ATGGGTTGGCAAGGCACTGATCCATCAACAGATTTCAG GGGTGGTGGATACATATCATTGGAGAACCTCATCTTTTTCGCTAGGAACTACCCA GCATCCTTTCAAATGCTTCTGAACAAAGTGCAAGGTCAAAGAGCAGATTGGGAGTACCCTTTTGCAGTTGCTGGTATCAACATTTCATTCATGCTGATCCAGATGTTGGATCTGCAATCAA CTGTTCCATCTTCAAAGTCAGGAATCCGTTTCCTGGAACTACTCGGACGAGATGAAAATGCGTTTGATCACCTCTATTGTGTAGCCTTTCGGATGCTTGATGCCCAGTGGCTCGTGAAACGTGCTTCATATATGGAGTTCAAT GAGGTGATGAAATCCACGAGAACTCAGTTGGAGCGTGAACTGGTTTTAGAGGATGTATTGGCGGTCAAGGACCTACCGTCTTACACAATGCTGGACAAATAA